One window of Xanthomonas sp. 10-10 genomic DNA carries:
- a CDS encoding cytochrome b, whose protein sequence is MTLKNIERWGGVSQALHWLIALLILVLGIVGLTMGELPKTPKYFWVYTAHKSVGLTVLALVIARLGWRLYAGAPPPVAGTPRWQERIAGLTHWLLYGMIFAMPLSGWLYDSSSGLRPFRWFGLFAVPKLSGPDEQLRATSHAIHEWGFWLLIAVVLAHAGAALYHHIFQRDATLARMLPRGWLSSKP, encoded by the coding sequence ATGACCCTGAAAAACATCGAGCGCTGGGGCGGTGTCAGCCAGGCCCTGCATTGGCTGATCGCCTTGCTGATTCTGGTGCTGGGCATCGTCGGCCTGACCATGGGCGAACTGCCCAAGACACCGAAATACTTCTGGGTCTACACCGCGCACAAATCGGTGGGGCTGACCGTGCTGGCGCTGGTGATCGCGCGGCTGGGTTGGCGCCTGTACGCCGGCGCGCCGCCACCGGTGGCCGGCACGCCGCGCTGGCAGGAGCGCATTGCCGGGCTTACCCACTGGCTGCTGTACGGCATGATCTTCGCCATGCCGCTGTCGGGCTGGTTGTACGACTCCAGCAGCGGCCTGCGCCCGTTCCGCTGGTTCGGCCTGTTCGCAGTGCCCAAGCTCAGTGGCCCGGACGAGCAGCTACGTGCTACCTCACACGCCATCCACGAGTGGGGCTTCTGGTTGTTGATCGCCGTGGTGCTGGCACATGCCGGCGCGGCGCTGTATCACCACATTTTCCAGCGTGATGCCACATTGGCGCGGATGTTGCCACGCGGTTGGCTGTCCTCCAAACCCTAA
- a CDS encoding cold shock domain-containing protein, which produces MNDTARQLDSALAQRTPTMRTHGTLTRWNADRGFGFITPAQPGDDLFVHVSAFPRGLEAPRIGEVISFETEPGPDGRPRAVRVVRAGTHAHRHDAPARRNTARTTPAKGQLGLGKVLLMMLVLGGGAFAYQQRDYLIDAFTPAPAPEQTSPQERHVAAAPASAPTSQYSCGGRTHCSQMTSCEDATYVLQHCPNTAMDGDHDGVPCEQQWCR; this is translated from the coding sequence TTGAATGACACCGCGCGACAGCTAGACTCGGCACTCGCCCAAAGGACGCCGACGATGCGCACACACGGCACGTTGACCCGCTGGAATGCCGATCGTGGCTTTGGCTTCATCACGCCGGCCCAGCCAGGCGATGACCTGTTCGTGCATGTTTCCGCGTTCCCACGCGGCCTCGAGGCGCCGCGCATCGGCGAAGTGATCTCCTTCGAAACCGAGCCTGGTCCGGATGGTCGTCCGCGCGCGGTGCGCGTCGTGCGTGCCGGTACGCATGCGCACAGGCATGACGCCCCCGCGCGACGCAACACGGCACGCACGACGCCGGCAAAAGGACAACTCGGGCTTGGCAAGGTCTTGCTCATGATGCTGGTGCTCGGTGGCGGGGCGTTCGCCTACCAGCAGCGCGATTACCTGATCGATGCGTTTACTCCGGCACCGGCACCCGAGCAGACGTCGCCGCAGGAGCGGCACGTAGCGGCCGCTCCTGCATCTGCTCCCACCTCTCAATACAGCTGTGGCGGGCGCACGCATTGCTCACAGATGACCTCCTGCGAAGATGCCACGTACGTGTTGCAGCATTGCCCAAATACGGCAATGGACGGTGATCACGATGGAGTGCCCTGCGAGCAGCAGTGGTGCCGTTGA
- a CDS encoding YceI family protein, giving the protein MTPFARLLLPALALTSLAASAAPVRYALDPVHTRVLFAIEHAGFSKALGTVSGSSGTLVFDPDDWASARLDVTVPLHRADLGDAKWNQATLARNLLDAERFPDAHFVSTRVEASGENHAKVTGNLTLHGVTRPVTLDVTLNALKRHPLPPFRRTAGFSATATLSRAEFGIDAWKSMIGDTVELRIEAEAVREGRTDDDTAPPQAEPTSPDAAASPESRT; this is encoded by the coding sequence ATGACGCCCTTCGCCCGCCTGCTGCTTCCCGCCCTGGCACTGACCAGCCTGGCCGCCTCCGCCGCACCGGTGCGCTATGCGCTGGATCCGGTGCACACCCGCGTGCTGTTCGCGATCGAACATGCCGGCTTTTCCAAGGCCCTGGGCACCGTGTCGGGCAGTAGCGGCACGCTGGTGTTCGACCCGGACGACTGGGCGTCCGCACGACTGGACGTGACGGTGCCGCTGCACCGCGCCGACCTGGGCGATGCCAAGTGGAACCAGGCCACCCTGGCACGCAACCTACTCGACGCCGAGCGTTTTCCCGACGCGCATTTCGTCTCCACGCGCGTGGAGGCCAGCGGCGAGAACCACGCCAAGGTCACCGGCAACCTGACCCTGCACGGCGTCACCCGCCCGGTGACCCTGGACGTCACCCTGAACGCGCTCAAGCGCCACCCGCTGCCGCCGTTTCGCCGCACTGCCGGGTTCTCGGCCACCGCCACGCTGAGCCGGGCGGAGTTCGGGATCGATGCATGGAAATCGATGATCGGCGACACCGTGGAACTGCGCATCGAAGCCGAAGCCGTGCGCGAAGGCCGTACCGACGACGACACAGCGCCGCCGCAAGCCGAACCCACCAGCCCTGACGCAGCTGCCAGCCCGGAATCGCGAACATGA
- a CDS encoding YceI family protein, translating into MSSKLFASPLLVAASLVATFATAPVLAADYVQAPGSTLVFASKYDGEVFTGKFPGFDTTLSFDPANLAAAKLDVRIPLASAISGNNDRDSTLQGPDFFNVAKFATARYRADKFRALGGNQYAADGTLELRGVSKPVTLTFTWTPGAQPVLAGKAVVKRLDFGVGGGDWADTKTIPNETAISTKVVLKAK; encoded by the coding sequence ATGTCGTCCAAGTTGTTCGCCTCTCCCCTGCTGGTCGCCGCGTCGCTGGTCGCCACCTTCGCCACCGCGCCGGTGCTGGCCGCCGACTACGTCCAGGCCCCCGGCTCGACGCTGGTGTTTGCCAGCAAGTACGACGGCGAAGTGTTCACCGGCAAGTTCCCCGGCTTCGATACCACGCTGAGTTTCGATCCGGCCAATCTGGCCGCAGCCAAGCTCGATGTGCGCATTCCGCTGGCCAGCGCGATCAGCGGCAACAACGATCGCGATTCGACCTTGCAAGGCCCGGACTTTTTCAACGTCGCGAAGTTTGCCACCGCACGCTATCGCGCCGACAAATTCCGTGCGCTCGGCGGCAATCAATACGCGGCCGACGGCACCCTGGAACTGCGCGGCGTCAGCAAGCCGGTCACGCTGACCTTCACCTGGACGCCGGGCGCGCAGCCCGTCTTGGCAGGCAAGGCGGTGGTAAAGCGGCTTGACTTCGGCGTGGGCGGCGGTGACTGGGCCGACACCAAGACCATCCCCAACGAAACCGCGATCAGCACCAAGGTCGTGTTGAAGGCGAAGTAA